A section of the Marinimicrobium koreense genome encodes:
- a CDS encoding family 16 glycosylhydrolase: protein MMYRNLPALFSALLLMISVSVQAQNDNLAQNATASASTQDLAASNAIDGDPNTRWASAAQTDPSHITIDLGQQYALSSVVIHWEAANADTYQILGSNDGGNWTTLATETGGTFGDRTDTINVAGNFRYVRMNGISRSAGNEWGYSIWELEIYGQNGGAGSVQTLQAEDYTNAYDTTAGNTGGAYRSGDVDIEASTDDGGGYNVGWIDAGEWLEYTINLDADTYTVSSRVASDIGGGQFTIDLNGSEIVGTQNVDNTGGWQSWTTLTSWPIALPAGQHTVRVKVQSGNFNLNWVRFEPGSDGTDPAPQPVWSDEFDTIDSNSWTFETGGWGWGNQELQYYTGGDNAFIQYDSEVDSNVLVLEARQENPQGYECWYGYCSYTSTRMISKGKQEFEYGRMEARIKLPQTQGIWPAFWMMGNDFDQVGWPNNGEIDIMEHVGFEPNLTHGALHGPGYSGDTPINGTHDLGESADANYHVYAVEWDENGIDWYVDDVNFYSVTRSEVEQYGNWVYDHPFFFLLNIAIGGSWPGEPDGTSQFPQRMYVDYVRVYQ from the coding sequence ATGATGTATCGAAACCTTCCCGCGCTTTTCAGCGCACTGCTACTCATGATCAGCGTCAGCGTTCAGGCACAAAACGACAACCTGGCACAAAATGCCACTGCTTCCGCCAGCACCCAGGATCTGGCGGCCAGCAACGCTATTGATGGCGACCCCAACACCCGTTGGGCTTCAGCGGCGCAGACTGACCCGTCCCACATAACCATCGACCTCGGACAACAGTATGCCCTGTCCAGCGTCGTCATTCACTGGGAAGCGGCTAACGCGGACACCTACCAGATACTTGGCTCCAACGACGGAGGTAACTGGACGACGCTGGCCACAGAAACCGGCGGCACATTCGGAGACCGAACGGATACCATCAATGTCGCGGGCAACTTCCGCTACGTGCGCATGAACGGCATCAGCCGCAGTGCTGGTAATGAATGGGGCTATTCCATCTGGGAGCTGGAAATTTACGGCCAGAACGGCGGCGCAGGCAGCGTACAAACACTGCAGGCCGAAGATTATACCAACGCCTACGACACCACGGCAGGCAACACGGGTGGCGCCTATCGCAGCGGCGATGTCGACATCGAAGCCAGTACCGACGACGGTGGCGGCTACAATGTCGGCTGGATCGACGCCGGGGAATGGCTGGAATACACCATCAACCTGGACGCCGACACCTACACAGTGAGCTCCCGCGTCGCCTCGGACATCGGCGGTGGCCAGTTCACCATCGACCTCAACGGCTCTGAAATCGTTGGTACCCAGAACGTCGACAATACCGGTGGCTGGCAAAGCTGGACTACCCTGACCTCCTGGCCCATCGCTCTGCCGGCGGGGCAGCACACCGTGCGGGTCAAGGTTCAAAGCGGAAACTTCAACCTCAATTGGGTGCGTTTCGAACCGGGCAGCGACGGCACCGATCCAGCCCCTCAGCCCGTGTGGAGCGACGAGTTCGACACTATCGACAGCAACAGCTGGACCTTTGAGACCGGTGGCTGGGGCTGGGGCAACCAGGAGCTGCAGTACTATACCGGCGGCGACAACGCCTTTATTCAGTACGACTCCGAAGTGGACAGCAATGTACTGGTGCTGGAGGCCCGCCAGGAAAACCCGCAAGGTTACGAGTGCTGGTATGGCTACTGCAGCTACACCTCAACCCGCATGATTTCCAAAGGCAAGCAGGAGTTCGAGTACGGGCGCATGGAAGCCCGCATCAAGCTACCCCAAACCCAGGGCATCTGGCCTGCCTTCTGGATGATGGGCAATGACTTTGACCAGGTCGGTTGGCCCAACAATGGCGAAATCGACATCATGGAACATGTCGGCTTCGAGCCCAACCTGACCCACGGCGCCCTGCACGGCCCGGGCTACTCCGGCGACACCCCGATCAACGGCACCCACGACCTGGGCGAGTCCGCCGACGCCAACTACCATGTATACGCTGTGGAGTGGGATGAAAACGGCATCGACTGGTATGTGGACGACGTCAACTTCTACAGTGTGACTCGTTCGGAGGTGGAACAATACGGCAACTGGGTGTACGACCATCCCTTCTTCTTTCTGCTAAACATTGCCATTGGCGGAAGCTGGCCCGGCGAACCCGACGGCACCAGCCAGTTCCCCCAGCGCATGTATGTCGATTACGTGCGGGTCTACCAGTAA